One window from the genome of Acanthochromis polyacanthus isolate Apoly-LR-REF ecotype Palm Island chromosome 21, KAUST_Apoly_ChrSc, whole genome shotgun sequence encodes:
- the swsap1 gene encoding ATPase SWSAP1 produces MADILSLVFRTFTSPVGLKKQLPVRPPPPAAGSSLLLGDPELSRSVLLLAAVTAASELGMRVVFFTQTQIQSLPVSLQRCVPNLSPESLKKIKFSYPRTLEELLLQVAGLHESTSTSPTPPSLIIVDRLEGFLCGAGGSSHGGSHPAQLSCAAHLSALLCDTAAFLTQILEQRGSNSGPCRFIVSFLSEVDSGQGSKDPSGTDPLLDVLDRYFQVRCTLDPDRGYGAAAAGVQEVWHIYLSGRGITEASFTKDREEKPAVAQEWQLFTHPDGLMEFNLV; encoded by the exons ATGGCGGACATTTTAAGCCTCGTGTTTAGGACTTTTACGTCTCCAGTGGGTCTGAAGAAGCAGCTGCCGGTCCGTCCTCCGCCTCCAGCCGCCGGCAGCAGCCTCCTGCTCGGAGACCCGGAGCTGAGCCGCTCCGTGCTGCTGCTGGCGGCCGTGACGGCGGCCTCAGAGCTGGGCATGAGAGTGGTGTTCTTCACCCAGACTCAGATCCAGAGCCTCCCGGTGTCCCTGCAGAGATGTGTTCCTAATCTGAGCCCTGAGAGCCTGAAG AAAATCAAGTTCTCCTACCCCCGGACGCTGGAGGAGCTCCTCCTGCAGGTGGCCGGCCTTCATGAGTCCACCAGCACGTCTCCCACACCTCCCTCCCTCATCATCGTGGACAGACTGGAGGGCTTCCTGTGCGGCGCTGGAGGCAGCAGCCACGGTGGATCTCACCCAGCACAGCTGTCCTGCGCTGCACATCTGTCTGCGCTGCTGTGCGACACCGCTGCCTTTCTTACACAAATCCTGGAGCAGCGAGGGTCAAACTCGGGCCCCTGTCGCTTCATCGTCTCCTTTCTGTCAGAAGTGGACTCTGGGCAGGGCAGTAAGGATCCCTCTGGCACAGATCCCCTTCTGGACGTCCTCGATCGCTACTTCCAGGTTCGCTGCACTCTGGACCCAGACAGAGGCTacggagctgcagcagctggagtACAGGAGGTGTGGCACATTTACTTATCTGGGAGAGGAATCACTGAGGCCTCTTTCACCAAAGACCGTGAGGAGAAGCCGGCTGTAGCACAGGAGTGGCAGCTCTTCACTCATCCAGATGGTTTAATGGAGTTTAACCTGGTTTAA